A region of Lycium barbarum isolate Lr01 chromosome 1, ASM1917538v2, whole genome shotgun sequence DNA encodes the following proteins:
- the LOC132630505 gene encoding uncharacterized protein LOC132630505: MENIQHNHVNVRGLKLHFAEIGTGPVVVFLHGFPEIWYSWRHQMIAVAEAGFRGIAPDYRGYGLSDMPKEPEKTKFKDLVDDLLDMLDSLGIQQVFLVGKDFGCRVAYHFALLHPDRVSAVATLGVPFLPTGPVTIPRDPLPRGFYVLRWREPGRAEKDFGRFDTKTVVKNIYILFSGSKMPTAKDDEEIMDLVDPSTPLPAWFTEEDLANYASLYEKSGFQTALQVPYRSRQEEYGVEDLKIKVPCLLLMGEKDYALKFGGLEHFISSGMVKEYVPNLEITFLPEGSHFVQEQFPEQVNQLIITFLNKLIRRK; this comes from the exons ATGGAGAATATTCAACACAATCATGTGAATGTAAGAGGCCTCAAGCTTCACTTTGCAGAGATTGGAACAG GTCCTGTTGTAGTGTTTCTTCATGGATTCCCCGAGATATGGTACTCGTGGAGGCATCAGATGATAGCAGTGGCGGAGGCAGGATTTCGAGGTATAGCCCCGGATTATAGAGGCTATGGTTTGTCTGATATGCCTAAAGAACCTGAGAAGACTAAATTCAAGGACCTTGTTGATGATTTGCTTGACATGCTTGATTCATTGGGCATCCAGCAG GTTTTTCTTGTGGGGAAGGATTTTGGATGTCGAGTAGCTTACCATTTTGCACTGCTACACCCTGATAGAGTTTCAGCAGTTGCAACACTTGGAGTTCCATTCCTTCCCACTGGTCCAGTCACAATTCCTCGAGATCCCCTTCCCAGAGGTTTCTATGTGTTGAGATGGCGG GAACCAGGGCGAGCTGAAAAGGACTTTGGGCGATTTGATACGAAAACAGTAGTTAAGAACATATATATTCTATTCTCGGGAAGTAAAATGCCAACAGCAAAGGATGATGAGGAAATAATGGACTTGGTTGATCCTTCTACTCCATTACCTGCCTGGTTCACTGAAGAAGATCTTGCAAACTATGCATCTCTTTATGAAAAGTCTGGCTTTCAGACTGCACTGCAGGTGCCTTACAG GTCTCGACAAGAAGAATATGGAGTTGAAGATCTCAAAATCAAAGTTCCATGTTTGCTTCTAATGGGAGAGAAGGATTACGCCCTTAAGTTTGGTGGATTAGAGCACTTCATATCAAGTGGAATGGTTAAAGAGTATGTACCTAATCTGGAAATCACATTCTTACCAGAAGGAAGTCATTTTGTCCAAGAACAGTTTCCTGAACAGGTCAATCAGTTGATCATCACCTTCCTCAATAAGCTCATACGACGAAAATGA